In Methanomassiliicoccales archaeon, the genomic window GATGAGCGTCGTCTATGGTCCAGTGAGATCCTGGAAAATCGGAACATATCTTGGAGTTGATCCCATCTGCATTAGTCCAAAAGTCTGCAGCCTCAACTGCATCTATTGCGAGCTAGGTGAAGGAGGAATCCTTGGCGAGCAGAAGTGCCAGTTCATTCAGACAAAGGTACTGATGGAGGAGCTTGAACACAAGAGAATGGACGAAGTCGATCTCATCACTTTTTCGGGAACAGGAGAGCCCATGCTTGCCTCGAATCTTAAGGAAATGGCGGAGGCCATCAAGGCGAGGAAGAATGTGTCCCTGGCGATCCTGACCAACTCCTGTCACTTCCTCAACAACGGGAGCATGGAAGCCCTGGAACCGTTCGACATCGTGATTGCTAAATTGGATGCTGCCACCGGGGAGACATTCAACAAAGTCAATCGGCCTCACAGTTCGATCAGCTTTGAAAGGGTGTTGGAAGGGATTCGAATGGCGGCTGCCGAATTCCCTGGGAGTTTCAGACTTCAGCTGATGTTCATGGAGGCCAACAAGAACGAGGTTGATCAGTTGGGGGACTTATGCAATGAGATTGATCCAGACGTCATATATCTGAACACGCCTTTGAGAAGGTGCGGAATCTCACCCTTGAAAGAAGCTGATATGCAAGAGATAAGGAAGCATTTCAGGGATTTCAGATTACAAAGCGTATTCTAGTCCTGGAGATACCCAAGGTCATTCTCCATTAATCATTCTCGATCAAGTATCTCTAAGAAATAAGCGCTGTATAGTGGAGAAATGGGATTATGGCCGGACATTCTGTCCTTCACCACGAGAGTGCTTACAGGAGCATCTGAGTGCTGGGTGAAGAGTATGTCATGGCCTATGCACAAGCCAACGATGAGGTTGAGCTCTGTCCCAGCCCGATTCAGCATTTCAGCCTGCATAATTGGGTTGCAGCCTTTCTCCTCCCCTTCCCGTATATACGATTCTCGAGGGATCCCCAGCTCCTCTTTTTCCACTGAAAAACACTTGCACATGATCGATGCCACGTCAAGGCCACCTTTTTCAATGATTTTGCATATCTTTCCTGCCTCCCAGACAAGTCCGGCGCAGAAGGCCACGCCCACTCTTTCCAAGCCAAGTTCTTTGCAGAAGGCAATGACTTCCGCAATCCGAGGGCGAATTGGGGTGATAGCTCCATCGATCTCCCTGTAGGTCTCCTTCTCGATCTTGGATGCGACAAGGTACATTGGGGCGACCTTTTCCTCAAGGTACCTGGATACTATCTCGCTCTCATCGATGCCCTCCTTTAGGATTGGGCAATTGGGATTGATGGGCTCTTCTCCGCTCCGGCATTCATTTCGACCGCATCTATCGCATCTGGGGTAGTCCATATTCTCAACCTTTTCTTGGAATCGGAATCGTATTTTAAAACCTGTTCCCCGTACAAGATAGCTCAAGCTTGGGCAGGATGATATTAAAAAATGAAAAACGGAGTAAGTGGTTTCTTCACAAGCTGACGAGCTTCAGGAGCCTCTCCCACCGTTCATCTAAGTTCTTCTGGATATCCTCGATGACAGGTGTCCACTCCTCTTTAAGAAGATGTCGGAAACGACCCTGAGTCTTGAGGTAATCGATAACCGGCTTCTTCTCCTTCTTGCCCTCGGCGATTCGCTTGCTCTCCGCAGTGAGCTCATACTCCCCGTTCTCAAACTCGTAAAGAGGCCAAACGCATGTCTCCACCGCGAGCTTGGCGATCTGTATGGAATCGGCCGAGTCATAGCGCCATCCCCTTGGGCACGGCGATATGGTGTTGATGAAGGCGGGACCCTCAACCTCGAAACCCTTCTGCGCCTTGGTTATCAGGTCCTTCCAGTTGTGAGGTGAGGCCTGTGCTGCGTAGGGTATGTCATGAGCGATGATAATCCGGGTAAGGTCCTTGGGGAATTCCTTCTTGCCCGGTATGCATGTACCAGCTGGACAGGTCGTGGTCTGAGCACCCAATGAGGTGGCTCCGGACCTCTGGATACCGGTGTTCATATAGGCCTCATTGTTGAAACAGACATAGAGGAAGTTGTGTCCTCTCTCCACCGCGCCGGACAAGGCTTGAAGGCCGATGTCGTAGGTTCCGCCATCGCCCCCAAAGGTCACGAAGCGAATATCCTCGGTCACCTTCCCTGTGCGCTTGAGGACGCGGTATGCGCTCTCCACACCTGCCACTGTGGCTGCCGCATTCTCGAAGGCGGTATGGATCCACGGAACCGCCCACGCAGTGTAAGGATATACGGTAGTTGAAACCTCGAAACAGCCTGTCGCATTGGCCACGACTACTGGTTTATCCGTTGCCAGCAGCACCTGCCTGGCAATTATCGCCTCGGGGCATCCGGCGCACAGCCTGTGCCCGGAAGTGAGCCTCTGGGGCTTGTCGACGAAATCGGCTATCTTCAAACTCTCACCCCCATGAAGTTGATCTTCTCACTCTCTCCGGCCGCAAGCTGACGGAACACGTTCTTAATGTCCGCTGGAGGCACGTCCCTCCCTCCAAGTCCGTAAATATAGTTGACGACCCTTGGTGCATCCTTGGCATCGAGCATCGCTGACCTTACCTCGGGGAACACGGGTCCAGAGGAACCGAAGCTAATGGCACGATCCATGACCGCGACCGCCTTCTTTCCATCCAGCACCTCCAGTATCTCTTTCTCGGGGAATGGCCTGAACATGCGGAGTTTGACACTACCCGCCTTCATACCCTCGGCCCTGAGTTCATCAACGGCGGCTTTGAGGGTGCCTGCAGTGGAGCCGATCGCCATCACGACATAGTCGGCATCATCCGTCATGTAGGGCTCTACGACATTGTAGCGTCTTCCACTGATCTTCTCGAAGTCATCGAAGACCTGATTCACTACCTTGGGCACCCTATTCATTGCCTCAACCTGCTGATACTTATGCTCGAAGTACCAATCGAAATTGTCAAAGGGACCCATGGTCACTGGGTTCTTCACGTCCAGCAAAGGGTACTTGGGCTTAAACTCTCCAACGAAATCCTTTACAACATCGTCGGGAAGGGCTTGCAGGTTCTCGATCGCGTGAGTGATTATGAATCCATCCAACCCGGTCATCACTGGTAGCTGGATATCGGGGTGCTCTGCGATCCTGAAAGCCATTATCGACTGGTCGTAGGCCTCCTGTACGTTCTCCCCGTATAATTGCACCCAGCCAGAATCTCTGGCACCCATCGAATCGCTGTGATCGCAATGTATGTTGATCGGTCCACTTAACGCTCGATTGGCCACTGCCATCACTAAGGGTGTCCTCATGGATGCTGCTACGTACAGCATTTCCCACATGAGAGCCAGTCCAGCTGAGGCGGTGGCGGTTGCGCACCTCGCACCAGCAGCCGAGGCGCCTATGCAGATGGTCATGGCCGAGTGCTCAGACTCAGAACACACATACTCTGTGTCTACCTCGCCGTCGGCGACATAATCAGAAAATGCCTCAACGATGATGGTCTGAGGCGTTATTGGATAGGCCGCCACAACATCGGGATTCACCTGCTTCCAGGCATATGCTATCGCGGTGTCCCCGTTGACTGCCATCAGTTCCATTCACTTTCCCTCCTCTACCATTTCGATGGCTTCCTTGGGGCACACCTTTGCACAGATGCCGCATCCCTTGCAGTACTTGTACTTGAACCCCTCCATCTTCTTTTCTTTGATCACTATGCTATCATCAGGACAGTATATCCAGCAGGTCAGACAGTCGATGCACTTCTCCTTATCCAACACAGGTTTCTTGGAACGCCAGGAACCGGTCTCGTATTCCCTTGCCTTTCCCGCTTCGAGGATCACACCGCCCTCTGGAACATCATGTGCAGTATCTCCAGCCATCAGTCTACCTCCTCGTAGGCCCGCTTGACGCTATTGATATTCTTCTGAATTACTTTATCCGGGAACTTGGCTGAGAATTTGGCCTGAAGCTCGGCGAGAATGCTATCCAACGACACTATACCCGATACCTTCACGAGAGCACCCAACATTGCCGTGTTTGCAATGGGTCGCCCAACCTCTTCCAGAGCGATCTTTGTAGCGTTGACCACGTGGATCTCGCCACCATCGCCGAGGGATTCCAGGAGCTTCTCCTTCCCTTCGGGGTAATTCGCAATGATTGCACCGCCGGTTTTCAATCCGCCGGTGAGGTCCACATGCCCAACCAGTGTGGGATCCAATATGACCACATAATCTGGATTGTACACCTGGCTGTGAACCTTAATCGGTTCGTCGGATATCCTGAAGAACGCCTTGATAGGGGCGCCCATCCTTTCTGGGCCAAACTCAGGGAATGCCTTGATGAATTTGCCTTCTCGTATGGCGGCTCCCGCAAGGAGTTCATTAGCAGTTACTACTCCTTGACCGCCACGTCCATGCCAACGTACTTCAACGGTTTTCACAGCAAACCCTCTGAGATTCAGAACAGCTAAGTTTGTTTTAAATTCTTCTATCGAACCTAAGTCGTGATTAATCGTTAATGTGATTAATTCATTCGATTTATGTCATCTCGGAAACGATTGTCATTAATCACAGGGAGAGAAAGCATACTCGAAAATCACCGTTTGCATTATGAGAGTTCTCGCAATGTCCTCGCCTAATATCGCTAAGATGACTGAAGGACAATCCTGCTTAGGAGGTACCTTTAGGAAAGACCATATCCTTTATCCGACAAGAGGTCATATGGTTAAATACCGGCTTGGAGTTGTGACTCCGGCTTGCCGCTGGGATGCGTTCGGTACGGGGATGAATCATGAAGAAAATACTCAGCATATCCGACCTAAGCGTCAACGACATCGATATAGCGGGCGGTAAGGGTGCGAACCTTGGGGAGCTTACCGAGGCCGGGTTCCAGGTCCCCCCTGGCTTCGTGCTCACCACCGCTGCCTATGATTACTTCCTGGAAGAGAATAATCTGGAGGAAAGACTCCACTCCATATTGTCAGAGCTTGACGAGACTTCCGACAAGTCTCTTCACAAGACATCGAAAGCCATCTGCGATGCCTTCGAGAATGCAGAGATGCCGTCTGAGCTCACAAAGATGACGATCGATGAATTCAATAGGCTCTTCGGGGGAAACGGTCAATACGGCCTGGTCGCCGTAAGATCCAGTGCCACTGCCGAGGACCTCCCGACTGCGAGCTTCGCGGGACAGCAGGAGACTTTCTTGAACGTGTTTGAACCCGAGGATCTTTTGAACAAGGTCAAGCGTTGCTGGGCATCGCTGTTCACTCCCAGGGCAATGTCCTACCGGGCTACTCAAGGATTCGAACATGACAAGATCAAGCTGGCAGTTATCATTCAAAAGATGGTGCGGTCGGATGTTTCCGGAATCATGTTCACGGTGGATCCCAATTCCGAACTTCCCCACATCATCATCGAGGCGGGCTATGGTCTCGGAGAGGCTTTGGTGAGCGGAAAGGTCACTCCCGACACCTATGTCGTGGAAAAGTTTCACAAGCGCATCATCAACAAGCGGGTTGCAAGCCAGACCTGGAAGCTTGTTCGAGGAGAAACCGGGGAGACCATAAGACTCGATATCGAAGAAGATCAGCAGAATGCCCAGAAACTGCCTGATGAGATAATCCTTTCTCTTGCGGAGGTGGGGAATCAGGTCGAACTGCATTATGACCGTCCCATGGACATCGAATGGGCGATGGAGGACGGTGAGCTATATCTTGTACAGGCTAGGCCTGTTACCACCTTAAAATCGAATTCTTCAAACCATCTGCGGATTTCAAAAGGAGGTACCGAGATGACCGTGAAAGATGAGACCAAGGTCGAGAACATAATCACCAAGGGGCTTGCTGCCAGTCCAGGAAGGGTATCTGGCAAGGTGATCCTCCTAGAGGGCGACATGAGCCTTGACTTGGTGGAGAATGGCGATATTCTTGTCACTCAGATGACCACTCCGGACATGGTTCCAGCCATGACCAGGGCCGCCGGGATAGTGACTGACGAAGGGGGAATGACATGCCATGCGGCAATCGTCGCACGAGAACTCGGCATCCCCTGCGTTGTGGGAACCACAAACGCCACGAAGCTCATCCATGACGGTCAGTTGGTCACCGTCGATGGCAACATAGGGGTCATCATCGAAGGCGTAGAGGAGGTCAAGGAAGAGCCGAAGCCGACCATCATGGCGCAGGCTACACCGGTCACCGGGACCAAGATACTGGTCAACATTGGAATACCCCAGAAGGCAGAAGAATATGCTAGGCTGCCAGTTCAGGGAGTCGGTCTAATGCGGATCGAGTTCCTGTTTACGAGCTTCGTAGAGGAGCATCCCCTGAGCCTAATGAAGCAGGGAAGGGGTGAGGAGCTGGTGAACAAACTCGCGAATGGTCTGGCCATCGTGGGCAGGGCCTTCTATCCTCGTCCAGTGGTAGTGAGAACATCTGACTTCAAGACCAACGAGTACCGGGAAATGAAGGGAGGCGAGGCATACGAACCCCAGGAATCCAATCCAATGATAGGTTGGAGAGGATGCTCCCGATATGTATCTGAGGAGTACCACGAGGCCTACAAGCTGGAACTGATGGCGATAAAGAAGGCAAGGGAGGAAATGGGGCTCAAGAATCTCTGGGTAATGCTCCCCTTCGTCCGCACAATCGAGGAGCTAAGGATCATCACCGCGATGATGGACGAGGTTGGTCTCAAGAGAGACAGAGACTTCAAGCTCTATCTCATGGCCGAGGTGCCCTGCAACATTTTCATGGCAGAGGAGTTCTCCGAACACTGTGACGGTTTCTCCATAGGATCCAATGATCTGACCCAGCTGATCATGGGAGCCGACCGGGACTCAGAGATACTTGGGAGAATGGGCTACTTTGATGAGAGGAACGAGGCGATCAAGAGAGCCATAAGCCACCTCATAAGGGTCGCTCACTCCAAGGGCAAGGTTGTTTCAATATGCGGTCAGGCCCCATCGGTCTACCCCGAATTCACCGAGTTCCTTGTGAGAGAGGGCATCGACAGCATTTCCCTGAACCCAGATACCGTGATCAAGACCATTTCCATGGTCGCATCTACGGAGCAGAGGATAATCCTTGAGTCGCTTCGCAAAAGGGATTGAGTTTGCCTTTAGATAACGGAAAAACGATGAAACAGCGCAGCTTCTAATCCCTTAGAAGTCTTGTGGTTATCTCCACGAATGGATGTCTGGAGCCTTCAATGATCTCGACATCCTCCATGGTCTTGAGGCCCCTCTCCTCTGCGCTCTTCTCCATGCCAAGGTCGATCTGGACCTCAGGCTCCAGAACGAAGGCGGAGAACTGCTTGACACCCATGTTCTTGGCTGCGAGAACCCGATGGTGACCGTCCACTACCACGAAATGATCGTTCTTCTGGATCACGATTATCGGTTCTACCAATCCCCGTTTGATCTCGTGTTGCCTTCCTCTCAGTTCATCGGCGTAGATCTCGTGTTGAGTGGGTCTGAGTGATTCGATAGGGACGACCTTGCGGCGAACATTGATACGCACCTGGTTCTTGGATTCTAGAAAGGTCTTCACCATCAGTACCTTGCTGGGGGTTGCCTTCTCGATATGAGAGCGCACGATATCTATATTGGATATTATTCCTACCAGATTTCCTCTCTCGTTGACCACGGGCAGGTTCCTAAGCCCATAGCGAAATAGCACGCGTGTAGCGTCATCGATGCTCATCTTGGGAGAAACAGTGATGGTTCCTCTTCGGATGATATCCTTGACCCTGGATTCTGGGTTTGAGGCAGCCCTGAGAAGCTCCTTGGCGGTTATGAAGCCGACCAGGTGGCCATGCTCTGCAACTGGCAATCCGTGGAACTCGGTTGATATCAGCTTCTCTGTGGCTTCCTCTATGGTGAAGTCTGGGGGAATGGTCACGATGTTCCTGACCATGTAATCCTCGACGAGAACCTTCTTCTCCATTTTCCGCTCCCATTCTCCCTAAGTCAAAGGGGTCTCAAATAAGTTGTGTCCAACATATCAATCTCCAACTTATGCTCGATGTCATATTATCATTGGTTTAGACGATGAGGGTTGCTTGCTCCTGTAGAATCATCTGAAGTCCTTGGACCTCTTGGTGACCGAGGTCAGAATGGATGGCCAGTCATCACCTGTCCGAGCAATAGGACTAAATACAGGTATCCTATTTCCGAGACAACACGAAGGCCCCGGTAGTGTAGCGGCCTATCATCCAGGCCTGTCGTTCTCCCCTGGGGGAGCAGATAGCCTGGGACCCGGGTTCAAATCCCGACCGGGGCGCCACTCCTTTACCATTTTAATTCGGGCGAAGGCGCAATCCCATTATCACGACCACTCCTAAGCCCATCAGGGCGATGATGACCAGGAACGGTGTCCAGTCCTGTGGATCATCTCCCTCATCGACTTGCTGTGATTCCACCGCAACTTCGATGGACACGAGGTTGTTGTCCTCGCTGATCTCGACAACCCCAGCATCGACCTGGAATGCGATCGTGTGATTTCCTACCGTCGGCACCCAATCGAAAACGAAAGAGGCGTTCGATCCGCTCTCCAAAGAGAAGGTCGTTGTGCTCTCTACCAAACCGTCCAGTGTGAATACGAGGATGGCTTGTTCCACATCCAAGGAACCGGAGTTAATCACCACGATCGAGATGGTCACTGCCTCACCCGCGACCGGGGTCTGGTCCATCTGGATGGAATCATTTCCCAAGACGAGTTCGGATACCCGTATCCATATCTCCTGTTGAAACAGGGAGGAGTTATCATTCTCGTCTATCACTATGAGTGAGACCGTGTAATAACCCTCTAGAGTGAAGGTGTGAATTGGATTGACTTCGGTCGAGACCTGACCGTCTCCGAAGTGCCAATGATGGGATATTGAATTTCCATCTGGATCATACGATGTGCTGCTTAGATGAATCATATATGGTGAAGAGGGATCCAAGGACCAGGAGAAGTTCGACACTGGAGCCAGGTTGAGCACATCGAGCACATGGGAGATATTGGACTGGAAGCCTTGATCATCGACGACAGACAGTGTGATCTGATAGACGCCTGGTCTATCGTAAGTATGGTTGGGGGAGGGCGTGTGACTTCCGGTTCCGTCGCCAAAACTCCAGGACCAGTTGACAATGATCCCGTTCTGGTCCAGGGAAAGGTCATGGAAAGAGACCTCCATAAGGCTGTAGACCTTTTCAGGGGAGATGATGAAATTCGCGATGGGAGAGTTATTCTCCACCCTCAACTCCATCATTGTGATGTTCCAATCATCGGCATCATCCCATACGGTCAGACTAATAGTATAATTCCCAGCCTCGGTGAATGAGTGGACAGGATAGCGCAGATTGGAAAAACTACCGTCTCCGAAGTCCCAGTACCATTCCATGATTGCCCCATCCGAGTCCTGAGACAGGTCTATGAAGCTCACTTCCTCTCCTGAGAATAATAAGGAGGGATTGACATCAAAAAGAGCAGTCGGTGGCCTGTTGGTAGCCTGTATGACGATCGAGGCGCTGGCATCTTCTCCGGAATCGTCAATAACCTCCAAGGTAACGTGATAAGAACCCCATTGCTGGAATGAATGCGTGGGATTCCTTAGTGAGGAGTATGTTCCATCGCCGAAGTCCCAGCTCCATCCAACGACCTCCCCATCAATATCGTAGGAGAGATCGTGGAAGTAGATCTCCTGTAAAGTCAGCGGATCGGTTGGAGAACAAGAGAAATCGGCCACTGGAGCTTCGTTTCCCACAACAATGCTGGACCGACTAGAACTTGTTCCCCCGCAATCGTCCCATACAGTCAATTTGATAGAGTATGCTCCTTTTTCAGAGTATGAGTGGCTTGGATTCCGCTCCGTGGTGTTCGTTCCATCACCCATCTCCCACAACCAAGATACGATTTGACCATCATGATCGTATGATCCATCGGTGAACGATATCGTCTCATTCACCTCAGGGAAACTTGGTGAATAGTGAATTACAGCAACGGGAAGACGATTTTGGACTGTAATTATCTTAGAAACGGAGCCCCACTGACGATTGTTGTCCATTACCCAAAGTGTGACGGTGAAGTCCCCGCTTTCCGAGTAGGCGTGGAGCACTTCATCACCGTATTCCATACTGCCGTCCCCAAGATCCCAAGTTCTATTGAGAATCTCACCGTCGGTGTCCCAGGAGTTATCTACGAACCTCACCACATCCCCAGAGTAGGGAGAAGATGGGGTGGAATCGAAAAGAGCCTCGGGTGGTGAGTTGAGTTCTGTGCTCGGAAACATCAGCGGATAGCTATCTACGCATATAGTCCCAGGAATGTCATAGGGGTCATCCCCAATGCCATCAGCATCGGGCCAGTTCTGATCGGGTCCAGAATACCTATCATCAGCGGTGTAGGAGTCCCAGAAATTACCACCCTGTTCATAGGAGCCGTTGAAAGCAGCGTTTGAATCGCAAAATACATCACGGCTGTTCGTTGTGAAATCGTTCCCGATGATGGTGCAGTTGCTGGATCCTACTATCCTCATACCCGCAAAGTTGTCGTGAAAGGAGCAGCTCTCGACCACGATCGATGTTGAGTCGACCAGAAGAAGACCCTCTCCGTTGCCATGAAGGTCAAGTTTTGAAAGAGTTCCATTAGAGCATGATACGATCGCAATATAACCCAGTGAAGAGTTCGCTTCTATCGTGAAATCATCCTCACCCATCATGTAGAGAACCTCCCCAGAGCTGACCTGGTTCCCTCTCACAAAATGTATGAAATGCGAAAGCTCAGTTCCATTGAAGGAAAGATCTCTGGTGCTATCGATGAGCGTGTTGTTGACGAGTGTGAGATTCGTTGATCGGTCCACGTTCAGACCTTCGTCACAGTTGAGGATGGAGCAATTCTCAATTGATAGATCTCTTGAATCTTCAATACTCATCCCGGTGGAGCAGTCCTCTACGACGATGGAACGAATCGACCCTGTAGAATTCTGGATGATCATCGCAGCATTTACCTGAGCCGCAACAAGGACATCGATGTTCACACCGGTGGAGTTGGCGACGTGAACTCCTATCTCACTATCCTCAAATGTGGCATTGAAAATCGTGGGGTGACTTCCTTCGATGTATAGTCCACCGCCGGTGAAGGAGGAGTTTTCAAGGTTCAAGGTACCTTGGACCAACATAATATGGAGTTTGGAATCAAGCGTTTCCAGGTTAGCCCCCACGACCTTCAGATTGGATCCTTCTTCACAGACTATGGCGAGATCGTTTTCGATATTGAAATGGATGGAGGAATTGATTATCTCCAAGTTGCCCCGAACTTGAAATGAGGGATACTGGGATGTGGAATTGATGAATAAGGTGGAATTGATTATCCTCAAAGTCCCGTTCTCCTCAATTGAGAAGAAGAAGTCCTGATAAGATACGACATCACGAATCTCTTCTAGTCCTGTAACCCTGCATCCTACTTCCACCTGGAGTGAGAGCTGGTCATTGGAAGTCCAGTTGTCCGATGTGAGATTTGTCCTGACGGTCAACGTCTGAATCCCAGGATTTGAGGGTGTCCAGATTAGATTCGCCTCAGCGGTTCCGTTCATGGGAACATCAACATTGGTGTAAGAGACGACATCCCCTCCGATCTCCAGCTCGACCGGTATCCCGAACTCGTCAACCCTACCGAGATTGCCTATCAACGCATGAACGCTGCATTCCTCCCCTGCGAATGACTCATCTATTTCGACATCGAGAACGATTGCATCATGCACCCTCTCTTCCACGAAGTGGATCTGGGCCTCAGGATCACCGAGAAGATTGAGGGTCATGAAGCACCACCTCATGGACCCCGTGTCAGAGATCATGGGGACAAGGTCGGTCTTTGCGTCGACAAGGGCGGGACCAAGACCTCGTATGTTCTCCTGGAATATGGCATCGAAGAACTGTTTATCGTACTGCTGTGAAGATCCGTCAGTGTCACCAGGAGAATACCAGCCCTCTCTGGAGTTCACCAGCATGGCAACCGCACCATGTTCCGAGCACAGGAACTCCTCGGCGATGGTGTCCACATTATGGTCAAATCCGCCTATGAAACACGCCTGTGAGAAGAGGATGAAGTACTGGTCGTTGCTCAGAGAATTCACGCTGGATATTGAAAGATCTGCAAAGCTATCGTAATCCCCGTGTCCCATGTGGTTGATCAGTTGAACACCATCATTCATCGCTGTGATGAATGCCTGCGAAGAGAAGGTGCTATCCTTCTCGTAGAGAGTCCTCACCTCAATCTCCAGGTCTCCTTCCGGAAATGTCTCATCTCTGATCTCATCCTTGTAGTCAGCTCCCCAGGTTGGTTTGCTGTCCAGCTTCTCTGCAACTAGAAGAACGGAGTTCAGATACGGCGAGTCGATAGCCTTCTCATAATCGATGACTTTGTTGACGAAGTTGACGGCCTCTTGAGGAGAGTCTACTGTGGCTCTGCCCACATTGACCTCCAACAGGAGATCGGCCTCGTCCCCTAGGCTTCCCCCGCCTTGGTTCCCCCCTTCTCCGTAAATACCATCATTGTCATCATCCCAGCTGCCGTCCAGACCTGCGAAGTATGCATCTGCGGGAATATAGCTGGACAGGCTGTGTATCACTCTCACTTCCCTGCAGGGCAGGATCTCTACATCGCCGGCTAGCAATACATAATCAGTTCCCTTGGTCTGGTAATAGTCAATGATGAAGTTGCGGATCTGGGTTTGGGTATCATTGCCAGTGTCCTTGTGGCTTTGAGGATCGCCCCAGTAAAGAGGA contains:
- a CDS encoding CBS domain-containing protein codes for the protein MEKKVLVEDYMVRNIVTIPPDFTIEEATEKLISTEFHGLPVAEHGHLVGFITAKELLRAASNPESRVKDIIRRGTITVSPKMSIDDATRVLFRYGLRNLPVVNERGNLVGIISNIDIVRSHIEKATPSKVLMVKTFLESKNQVRINVRRKVVPIESLRPTQHEIYADELRGRQHEIKRGLVEPIIVIQKNDHFVVVDGHHRVLAAKNMGVKQFSAFVLEPEVQIDLGMEKSAEERGLKTMEDVEIIEGSRHPFVEITTRLLRD
- the porA gene encoding pyruvate ferredoxin oxidoreductase, which codes for MELMAVNGDTAIAYAWKQVNPDVVAAYPITPQTIIVEAFSDYVADGEVDTEYVCSESEHSAMTICIGASAAGARCATATASAGLALMWEMLYVAASMRTPLVMAVANRALSGPINIHCDHSDSMGARDSGWVQLYGENVQEAYDQSIMAFRIAEHPDIQLPVMTGLDGFIITHAIENLQALPDDVVKDFVGEFKPKYPLLDVKNPVTMGPFDNFDWYFEHKYQQVEAMNRVPKVVNQVFDDFEKISGRRYNVVEPYMTDDADYVVMAIGSTAGTLKAAVDELRAEGMKAGSVKLRMFRPFPEKEILEVLDGKKAVAVMDRAISFGSSGPVFPEVRSAMLDAKDAPRVVNYIYGLGGRDVPPADIKNVFRQLAAGESEKINFMGVRV
- a CDS encoding 4Fe-4S dicluster domain-containing protein, whose product is MAGDTAHDVPEGGVILEAGKAREYETGSWRSKKPVLDKEKCIDCLTCWIYCPDDSIVIKEKKMEGFKYKYCKGCGICAKVCPKEAIEMVEEGK
- the ppsA gene encoding phosphoenolpyruvate synthase, producing MKKILSISDLSVNDIDIAGGKGANLGELTEAGFQVPPGFVLTTAAYDYFLEENNLEERLHSILSELDETSDKSLHKTSKAICDAFENAEMPSELTKMTIDEFNRLFGGNGQYGLVAVRSSATAEDLPTASFAGQQETFLNVFEPEDLLNKVKRCWASLFTPRAMSYRATQGFEHDKIKLAVIIQKMVRSDVSGIMFTVDPNSELPHIIIEAGYGLGEALVSGKVTPDTYVVEKFHKRIINKRVASQTWKLVRGETGETIRLDIEEDQQNAQKLPDEIILSLAEVGNQVELHYDRPMDIEWAMEDGELYLVQARPVTTLKSNSSNHLRISKGGTEMTVKDETKVENIITKGLAASPGRVSGKVILLEGDMSLDLVENGDILVTQMTTPDMVPAMTRAAGIVTDEGGMTCHAAIVARELGIPCVVGTTNATKLIHDGQLVTVDGNIGVIIEGVEEVKEEPKPTIMAQATPVTGTKILVNIGIPQKAEEYARLPVQGVGLMRIEFLFTSFVEEHPLSLMKQGRGEELVNKLANGLAIVGRAFYPRPVVVRTSDFKTNEYREMKGGEAYEPQESNPMIGWRGCSRYVSEEYHEAYKLELMAIKKAREEMGLKNLWVMLPFVRTIEELRIITAMMDEVGLKRDRDFKLYLMAEVPCNIFMAEEFSEHCDGFSIGSNDLTQLIMGADRDSEILGRMGYFDERNEAIKRAISHLIRVAHSKGKVVSICGQAPSVYPEFTEFLVREGIDSISLNPDTVIKTISMVASTEQRIILESLRKRD
- a CDS encoding pyruvate synthase, whose protein sequence is MKTVEVRWHGRGGQGVVTANELLAGAAIREGKFIKAFPEFGPERMGAPIKAFFRISDEPIKVHSQVYNPDYVVILDPTLVGHVDLTGGLKTGGAIIANYPEGKEKLLESLGDGGEIHVVNATKIALEEVGRPIANTAMLGALVKVSGIVSLDSILAELQAKFSAKFPDKVIQKNINSVKRAYEEVD
- a CDS encoding radical SAM protein, whose protein sequence is MRSWKIGTYLGVDPICISPKVCSLNCIYCELGEGGILGEQKCQFIQTKVLMEELEHKRMDEVDLITFSGTGEPMLASNLKEMAEAIKARKNVSLAILTNSCHFLNNGSMEALEPFDIVIAKLDAATGETFNKVNRPHSSISFERVLEGIRMAAAEFPGSFRLQLMFMEANKNEVDQLGDLCNEIDPDVIYLNTPLRRCGISPLKEADMQEIRKHFRDFRLQSVF
- a CDS encoding DUF1847 domain-containing protein, with protein sequence MDYPRCDRCGRNECRSGEEPINPNCPILKEGIDESEIVSRYLEEKVAPMYLVASKIEKETYREIDGAITPIRPRIAEVIAFCKELGLERVGVAFCAGLVWEAGKICKIIEKGGLDVASIMCKCFSVEKEELGIPRESYIREGEEKGCNPIMQAEMLNRAGTELNLIVGLCIGHDILFTQHSDAPVSTLVVKDRMSGHNPISPLYSAYFLEILDRE
- a CDS encoding pyruvate ferredoxin oxidoreductase (catalyzes the formation of acetyl-CoA from pyruvate and coenzyme A) codes for the protein MKIADFVDKPQRLTSGHRLCAGCPEAIIARQVLLATDKPVVVANATGCFEVSTTVYPYTAWAVPWIHTAFENAAATVAGVESAYRVLKRTGKVTEDIRFVTFGGDGGTYDIGLQALSGAVERGHNFLYVCFNNEAYMNTGIQRSGATSLGAQTTTCPAGTCIPGKKEFPKDLTRIIIAHDIPYAAQASPHNWKDLITKAQKGFEVEGPAFINTISPCPRGWRYDSADSIQIAKLAVETCVWPLYEFENGEYELTAESKRIAEGKKEKKPVIDYLKTQGRFRHLLKEEWTPVIEDIQKNLDERWERLLKLVSL